In Terriglobia bacterium, one genomic interval encodes:
- a CDS encoding P27 family phage terminase small subunit: MRREIPKPPTGLLPESKRYWREIHSELAFSAAERGIVMTLIRNYDLALICLAEIQKDGVTVSSNRTGVQKKNPSIDLYRVATSAYLQAARLLGLKENLPG, translated from the coding sequence ATGAGGCGTGAAATCCCGAAACCACCAACCGGACTTTTACCGGAAAGCAAACGGTATTGGCGCGAAATTCACAGCGAATTGGCGTTTTCCGCTGCAGAACGTGGAATTGTCATGACCTTGATTCGCAACTATGACTTGGCTCTGATTTGCCTTGCTGAAATCCAAAAAGATGGCGTCACGGTCAGCTCGAACCGCACGGGAGTACAGAAAAAAAATCCTTCAATCGACTTATACAGGGTAGCAACGAGCGCCTATCTGCAGGCGGCGCGGTTGCTGGGCCTTAAGGAAAACTTGCCTGGATGA
- a CDS encoding AAA family ATPase — protein MAKAEARMTRDPYNFEAERALLCAGLREPDCLEAAAAIVQPAELSKAHGIAFRRCLEIFQNGGVVDPAILISTLRETGELDECGGAAYICSLTDAGAIGANARVYAEQVHKANVRRQRLEAAQKYAKEIAEGNGDGGTATARLLTNLEKIEKPKAPAGFEPPAHWQLLDVAEVDCWNCPELEWIVQDILAKGNLVFVAGDTQTGKSLMGLYVAHQLLLGGSLFGKFPISPVSRILYLLLEDPPRRAKARILDMRRDRRLEPGRFVVYAAPGLTVNDDVCFAWLREFIAREKFELVFVDTYQKATPGIASFDDVKQGPILHRLSNLTREINVALWVHDHYRKETSGRARKELDLSSLKGTGSKLQNADCYILMERTGNTIKVLVSSKETDKKPRFLLEVSPQGSNEEKFTWAGDLEDAANDMRAKGQANRSRVYDAIGLMWATKSDIKQVTGLSGSTVADHLAALMNDGKIEKMGENRNTRYRRPSGGNDNLFRTVEEIS, from the coding sequence ATGGCTAAAGCGGAGGCGCGCATGACCCGCGATCCCTATAACTTTGAGGCCGAGCGAGCCTTGCTCTGCGCAGGTTTGCGCGAGCCCGACTGCCTCGAGGCGGCCGCGGCCATCGTCCAGCCGGCCGAACTGAGTAAGGCGCATGGAATCGCATTTCGGCGCTGCCTTGAAATATTCCAGAATGGCGGCGTAGTCGATCCCGCGATCCTCATTTCAACACTGCGCGAAACCGGCGAACTTGACGAATGTGGCGGCGCGGCCTACATCTGCTCGCTTACCGATGCCGGCGCGATCGGCGCGAATGCTCGTGTGTATGCCGAGCAGGTCCACAAGGCCAACGTTCGGCGCCAACGTCTCGAGGCGGCGCAGAAGTACGCCAAAGAAATTGCCGAAGGCAACGGCGACGGCGGAACCGCAACCGCGCGCCTTCTCACAAACCTCGAAAAAATTGAGAAGCCGAAGGCGCCGGCAGGATTCGAACCGCCTGCACATTGGCAGTTGCTTGACGTGGCAGAAGTAGACTGCTGGAATTGTCCTGAACTGGAATGGATCGTCCAGGATATCTTAGCTAAGGGAAACCTGGTATTTGTGGCCGGTGATACGCAAACCGGCAAAAGCCTGATGGGCCTTTATGTCGCGCATCAGCTTTTGCTCGGCGGATCACTCTTCGGCAAGTTTCCAATTTCGCCGGTGTCAAGAATCCTCTATCTACTCCTGGAGGACCCACCGCGGCGCGCCAAAGCTCGCATCCTCGACATGCGGCGCGACCGGCGACTCGAGCCCGGCCGTTTCGTGGTCTATGCGGCGCCGGGATTGACCGTCAATGATGATGTATGCTTCGCCTGGCTGCGGGAATTCATCGCGCGGGAAAAGTTCGAGCTGGTGTTTGTGGACACGTACCAGAAGGCGACACCAGGGATTGCCTCCTTCGACGATGTAAAGCAAGGCCCTATCCTTCATCGCCTCTCAAACCTCACCCGGGAGATCAACGTCGCATTGTGGGTCCACGACCACTACCGAAAGGAAACCAGCGGGCGTGCACGGAAAGAACTCGACCTCAGCAGCCTGAAAGGAACCGGGAGCAAGCTCCAGAACGCCGACTGCTATATCTTGATGGAACGCACAGGGAATACGATCAAAGTGTTGGTTAGTTCCAAGGAAACGGATAAGAAGCCGCGCTTCCTGCTTGAGGTGTCACCCCAGGGCAGCAATGAAGAAAAGTTTACCTGGGCCGGTGACCTCGAGGATGCCGCCAACGATATGCGGGCGAAAGGGCAGGCAAATAGGAGCCGCGTGTATGACGCGATCGGGTTGATGTGGGCCACCAAGAGCGACATAAAGCAGGTAACCGGACTGAGCGGATCAACCGTTGCCGACCATCTGGCGGCACTCATGAATGATGGGAAAATCGAAAAAATGGGCGAAAACCGCAATACACGCTATCGCCGACCGTCCGGGGGGAATGACAACCTATTTCGGACGGTGGAGGAAATATCGTGA